In the genome of Bacillus sp. SM2101, the window AGTGAAACACCACCACTACCGGTTTCACCAATGACAATTAAAATAGTTTCCCCCACTCATTTTCATCGTTTTTCCAAAATTATGATTTGCTTCAACTGCAAACGATACTGTATGTTCGTGCCGTCGTATACCGCGTTATCAATCATGACCGTAACGTCATTATCCGTCTGCGCAAGACCAATATCAGTAGAGAAGATTTCAAAATTTTTGTAATGTTGCTCTTCATTATTAAAATAATTAATTATATTATCTATAAAAGGAATTTGTGATGAAAGAGTCGGGAATGCAAAACCTGTTGTTGAACTTGCTCCAACAGTGATAACAGCAGCAACGGCAAAATTACGCCAAATCGGTAATTCTTTGCGTTTTTTAAGTAAATGTTGTTTCACACGTGCCTTTTCTATTTCTGCTACGTCTAATAACTCAAGTTAATAAACTTCCACATTTAACCATTGTGGCTAATATAATCTTACCTCGATACAACCGATTATCAACTGCAGCTTTATATAGACCTAGATTG includes:
- a CDS encoding DUF4179 domain-containing protein, with amino-acid sequence MKQHLLKKRKELPIWRNFAVAAVITVGASSTTGFAFPTLSSQIPFIDNIINYFNNEEQHYKNFEIFSTDIGLAQTDNDVTVMIDNAVYDGTNIQYRLQLKQIIILEKR